The Amblyomma americanum isolate KBUSLIRL-KWMA chromosome 3, ASM5285725v1, whole genome shotgun sequence genome window below encodes:
- the LOC144122998 gene encoding cuticle protein 14-like, with translation MNASVVMFLKALVISVLPVALAGGQFGFGGGFQHHGAFGPSFAATTQSFARQEQYYPPQPYSFGYDNADEYGTKSFHKEQGDAANTKTGTYGYSDAKGVFRRVKYIADAGGYRAKIDTNEPGTEPGASADAVFNSNPLPAGQRHLGAASHHSAAYTSASTYGSGYGQPWSG, from the exons ATGAACGCTTCAGTGGTGATGTTCCTGAAG GCTCTCGTGATCTCAGTTCTTCCCGTGGCCCTGGCTGGGGGTCAGTTCGGATTCGGAGGCGGCTTCCAGCACCATGGAGCTTTCGGGCCGTCGTTCGCCGCTACCACACAGTCATTTGCACGGCAAGAGCAATACTAC CCACCGCAACCGTACAGCTTCGGCTACGACAACGCGGACGAGTACGGAACGAAATCTTTCCACAAGGAGCAGGGCGACGCTGCAAACACCAAGACGGGCACATACGGCTACTCGGATGCGAAAGGCGTCTTCCGCCGCGTCAAGTACATTGCCGACGCTGGTGGATACCGCGCCAAGATCGACACCAACGAGCCAGGAACCGAGCCCGGAGCCAGCGCCGACGCTGTGTTCAACTCGAACCCGCTGCCGGCAGGACAGCGTCATCTCGGCGCCGCTTCGCATCACAGCGCAGCATATACGAGTGCTTCGACTTATGGCTCCGGCTACGGCCAGCCTTGGTCTGGCTAG